The following proteins come from a genomic window of Corynebacterium crudilactis:
- a CDS encoding sigma-70 family RNA polymerase sigma factor, which yields MTVLPKPNEISDAKLVKQFIAGDSAAFSTIIRRHERHMWKAAQRYGRKPEDAQDILQEALFRASRNMHLYRAEAALGTWLHKLVLNSGFDWANHRSQVEFPVLNEPDTDLDKDPRLAIDPLGYLDIALTIRQAIDQLCPDQRIALILVDLGGYTVEDVADIEGIKVGTVKSRRGRARKALRALLHADFFGAEYD from the coding sequence ATGACAGTGCTACCCAAACCAAATGAAATCAGCGATGCCAAACTAGTGAAACAATTCATTGCTGGCGATTCCGCTGCTTTCTCCACCATCATCCGTCGCCACGAACGCCATATGTGGAAAGCAGCCCAAAGGTATGGCCGCAAACCAGAAGATGCCCAAGACATTCTTCAAGAAGCGCTCTTTAGAGCCAGCCGAAATATGCATCTCTACAGAGCAGAAGCAGCTCTGGGAACGTGGCTCCACAAACTCGTACTCAACAGTGGCTTTGATTGGGCTAATCACCGTTCCCAAGTGGAATTCCCTGTCCTTAATGAACCAGATACTGACTTGGATAAAGATCCCCGCCTGGCCATCGATCCGCTGGGATACCTCGATATCGCTCTAACAATCCGGCAAGCCATCGATCAATTATGTCCCGATCAACGCATTGCCTTAATACTCGTTGATCTGGGAGGCTACACAGTAGAAGATGTAGCCGACATAGAAGGCATAAAAGTAGGCACCGTTAAATCACGCCGAGGGCGCGCACGCAAAGCGTTGCGCGCCCTTTTGCATGCAGACTTCTTCGGCGCAGAATATGACTAA
- the trxA gene encoding thioredoxin, producing MSNVVAVSEQTFKSTVIDSDKPVIVDFWAEWCGPCKKLSPIIEEIAGEYSDKAVVASVDVDAERTLGAMFQIMSIPSVLIFKNGEKVEEFAGLRPKSEIVAKLEKHL from the coding sequence ATGAGCAATGTTGTCGCAGTCAGCGAACAAACCTTTAAGTCCACCGTCATCGATTCTGACAAGCCAGTAATCGTCGATTTTTGGGCAGAATGGTGCGGTCCTTGCAAAAAGCTCAGCCCAATCATTGAGGAAATCGCCGGTGAATACAGCGACAAGGCAGTTGTCGCAAGCGTTGATGTCGATGCAGAACGCACCCTTGGCGCAATGTTCCAGATCATGTCCATCCCATCTGTTCTTATTTTTAAGAATGGCGAGAAGGTCGAAGAATTTGCCGGACTACGCCCAAAGAGTGAAATCGTGGCAAAACTGGAAAAGCACCTCTAA
- a CDS encoding lipid II flippase MurJ yields MNGQQVSSSLSNSSEQPGLRARIIAPTPPAPVPEARKKAVARTDGDRSSLKSSPTAPTTSKPEPEKHTSDSDVVRSTGSMAIATLLSRITGFLRTVMIGAALSPAIASAFNTANTLPNLITEIVLGAVLTSLVIPVLTRAEKEDPDGGSGFFRRLLTLSVTLLGGVTILSIISAPILTRMMLSSEGQVNVVMSTAFAYWLLPQIFFYGLFALFMAVLNTREIFKPGAWAPVLNNVITLSVLGIYMVLPARLHADQHVGVLDPQILFLGIGTSLGVVAQCLFMVPYLRRAGIDMRPLWGIDDRLKQFGGMAMAIIVYVAISQFGYIITTRIASLADEAAPFIYQQHWMLLQVPYGIIGVTLLTAIMPRLSRNAADGDDRAVVSDIQLGSKLTFIALIPIVIFFTAFGVPIANALFAYGQFDAGTANILGWTLSFSAFTLIPYALVLLHLRVFYAREEVWTPTFIIAGITATKVLLSLLAPVLSSSPERVVILLGAANGFSFITGAVIGAYLLRKKLGLLGMRSLAQTSLWAFGSAVVGAAAAWALGWIIQALIGDFLLGTLGSIGFLIYLGILGVFFLIITGLVLSRSGLPEVQNLGQALTRIPGMSRFIRPNNKISLDVGEVSEQDFSTQLVAPSEFAATPVPPPMSAGIVRGPRLVPGAPVSDGRFRLLADHGGVQGARFWQAREITTGREVALVFVDTSGNAPFAPLSPAAAAGIAYEVQRRTKKLASLNSSAVASNIHTEAYRNGCLIVADWVPGSSLAAVAEAGADPRAAALALADLTETVGLAHDKGIPAGLDNKSRIRINTDGHAILAFPAILPNASTLRDAKSLAWATDMLIDASLAPSDVKAMLTQAQELSEVEEPDYAALAVAMRTCGLLTEEPAPLVVKKEKTPKPAKRDGFGASDYSVKGMATIAAVVIVLVSLVAAGTALLTSFFGGKNQESPLATVETTTSATPEPVGPPLYLALDKAREWDEGAGVDVEDVTDGDTSTAWTSTGGAGLLVDLSTPARLDRIILTTGSGSNSSVTSTLKIYAFQDSSPHSLSEGIEIGTVDYSGRSLSHSIRDSSKIPGSVESVVILVDEVHSSQTSNTDPEMQIAEVELVGW; encoded by the coding sequence ATGAATGGTCAACAAGTGAGTTCTTCGCTTTCGAATAGTTCGGAGCAGCCTGGCCTACGCGCCCGGATCATTGCTCCTACGCCACCGGCGCCTGTGCCTGAGGCACGCAAGAAGGCTGTCGCACGCACAGATGGTGATCGCTCGAGCTTAAAAAGCTCACCAACTGCGCCGACAACCTCTAAACCTGAACCAGAAAAGCACACCTCCGATTCGGATGTGGTGCGCTCGACTGGCTCAATGGCAATTGCCACCCTGCTGAGTCGTATCACTGGATTCCTGCGCACCGTGATGATCGGTGCGGCGCTATCCCCAGCTATCGCGTCGGCGTTTAATACCGCCAACACCTTGCCCAACCTGATCACAGAAATTGTGCTTGGTGCGGTGCTGACATCGCTGGTCATTCCAGTGCTCACGCGAGCTGAAAAAGAAGATCCAGACGGTGGCTCTGGGTTCTTTAGAAGGCTACTCACGTTATCGGTGACGTTGCTGGGCGGTGTCACCATCTTGTCGATTATCTCCGCCCCGATCCTGACTCGCATGATGCTGTCCTCCGAGGGCCAAGTCAACGTGGTCATGTCTACGGCCTTTGCCTATTGGCTGCTGCCACAGATTTTCTTCTACGGGCTGTTTGCGCTGTTCATGGCAGTGCTCAACACCCGCGAGATTTTCAAACCCGGCGCGTGGGCACCAGTTCTCAACAATGTGATTACCTTGAGCGTGCTGGGCATTTACATGGTACTGCCAGCACGTCTTCATGCAGATCAGCATGTGGGTGTGCTTGATCCGCAGATTTTATTTCTGGGTATTGGTACTTCCCTTGGCGTAGTAGCGCAGTGCCTGTTCATGGTTCCTTATCTGCGTCGCGCCGGGATTGATATGCGCCCGCTGTGGGGAATTGATGATCGCCTGAAGCAATTTGGCGGTATGGCGATGGCCATTATTGTCTACGTGGCGATTTCCCAATTCGGCTATATCATCACCACCCGTATTGCCTCCCTTGCTGATGAAGCAGCACCGTTTATTTATCAACAGCACTGGATGTTGTTGCAGGTTCCTTATGGCATCATCGGCGTCACACTGCTCACTGCCATCATGCCGCGGCTGTCTCGTAATGCTGCAGATGGCGATGATAGGGCAGTAGTTTCTGATATTCAGCTGGGCTCTAAATTGACGTTTATTGCGTTGATTCCCATCGTTATCTTCTTCACGGCTTTTGGTGTGCCGATTGCCAATGCACTTTTCGCTTATGGACAATTCGACGCGGGTACCGCCAATATTCTTGGTTGGACGTTAAGTTTTTCTGCCTTCACCTTGATTCCTTATGCGTTGGTGTTGCTGCACCTTCGTGTGTTTTATGCCCGTGAAGAAGTGTGGACTCCTACCTTCATCATCGCTGGCATCACTGCCACCAAGGTGCTGCTTTCCCTGTTGGCTCCTGTGCTGTCTAGCTCTCCAGAACGTGTGGTTATTTTGCTGGGTGCGGCCAATGGTTTCAGTTTCATCACTGGTGCTGTCATTGGCGCATATTTGCTGCGCAAGAAACTCGGTTTGTTGGGCATGCGTTCCTTGGCTCAAACCTCCCTGTGGGCGTTCGGTTCTGCAGTGGTGGGCGCGGCAGCTGCGTGGGCTTTGGGCTGGATCATCCAGGCGCTCATCGGCGATTTCCTGCTGGGCACGTTGGGCTCTATTGGCTTCTTGATTTATCTGGGTATTCTCGGTGTCTTCTTCCTGATTATCACGGGCCTTGTGTTGTCTCGTTCTGGCCTTCCAGAGGTGCAAAACTTAGGCCAGGCGCTGACGCGGATCCCAGGTATGAGCCGTTTCATTCGCCCGAATAATAAGATTTCTCTTGATGTCGGCGAAGTTTCTGAGCAAGATTTCTCTACTCAGTTGGTGGCTCCAAGTGAGTTTGCGGCAACTCCAGTGCCACCTCCGATGTCTGCGGGTATTGTCCGTGGACCGCGGTTGGTTCCTGGTGCTCCGGTAAGCGATGGTCGTTTCCGTCTCCTTGCTGATCACGGTGGCGTCCAGGGTGCACGTTTCTGGCAGGCACGAGAGATCACAACCGGGCGGGAAGTGGCGTTGGTATTTGTTGATACCTCCGGCAATGCTCCTTTTGCACCGCTATCTCCGGCAGCTGCAGCGGGTATTGCCTATGAAGTACAGCGCCGCACCAAGAAGCTGGCAAGTCTGAACAGCTCCGCCGTCGCCTCTAATATCCACACAGAGGCCTACCGCAATGGTTGCCTAATCGTGGCAGATTGGGTGCCAGGTTCCAGCTTGGCGGCCGTTGCAGAAGCCGGTGCGGATCCGCGCGCCGCGGCACTTGCGCTTGCAGATCTGACCGAAACGGTTGGCCTTGCGCACGACAAGGGCATCCCTGCAGGCTTGGACAACAAGTCCCGCATCCGCATCAACACCGATGGCCATGCCATCCTCGCCTTCCCGGCGATTTTGCCCAACGCGTCCACGCTCCGCGACGCCAAGTCCTTGGCTTGGGCCACCGATATGCTTATCGACGCCTCCCTCGCTCCGAGCGATGTCAAGGCCATGCTCACACAGGCCCAAGAACTCTCTGAGGTTGAGGAACCTGATTACGCAGCCCTAGCCGTCGCGATGCGTACATGTGGCCTGTTGACTGAAGAACCCGCTCCCTTGGTGGTGAAAAAGGAAAAGACCCCGAAGCCTGCCAAACGTGATGGCTTCGGAGCTTCCGACTATTCCGTCAAAGGTATGGCAACCATCGCTGCTGTGGTGATCGTCTTAGTGTCTCTCGTGGCTGCTGGCACTGCACTGCTCACGAGCTTCTTCGGAGGCAAAAACCAAGAATCTCCACTGGCAACGGTAGAAACCACCACCTCCGCCACACCAGAACCAGTGGGACCACCGCTGTATTTGGCATTGGACAAAGCCCGTGAATGGGATGAGGGTGCAGGTGTGGACGTCGAAGATGTAACTGATGGAGATACCTCCACAGCCTGGACATCTACTGGTGGAGCAGGATTACTGGTAGATCTTTCTACTCCTGCACGCCTCGACCGCATCATCCTCACCACTGGTAGTGGCTCCAACAGCTCTGTGACCTCAACTCTGAAGATCTACGCATTCCAGGATTCTTCACCACATTCACTGTCAGAAGGCATTGAAATTGGCACTGTTGATTATTCAGGTCGAAGCTTGAGCCACAGCATTCGGGACTCCTCTAAGATTCCCGGGAGTGTGGAATCCGTGGTGATTTTGGTCGATGAGGTCCATTCTTCTCAGACCTCAAATACAGACCCGGAAATGCAGATTGCCGAAGTAGAACTCGTGGGTTGGTAA
- the trxB gene encoding thioredoxin-disulfide reductase yields the protein MSEEQSAVAPKIHDVAIIGSGPAGYTAAVYAARADLHPIMFEGYEYGGSLMTTTDVENFPGFEKGIMGPELMENMRAQAERFGTDMHMELVDRVDLSGDIKKLWVGDDEYHARAVILSMGSAPRYLGIKGEQELLGRGVSACATCDGFFFRDQDIAVIGGGDSAMEEATFLTKFARSVTIVHRREEFRASAIMLERAQKNDKIRFVTNKTVEEVLEAGGKVSGLKLNDTVTGEDSTLDVTAMFVAIGHDPRSEMLQGQIDLDSANYVLVQHPSTNTNLPGVFAAGDLVDSHYQQAITAAGAGCRAAIDAEHYLASLA from the coding sequence ATGTCTGAAGAACAATCTGCCGTAGCACCAAAGATTCATGATGTCGCCATCATCGGCTCCGGCCCTGCTGGTTACACCGCAGCAGTATACGCAGCCCGCGCTGATCTGCACCCCATCATGTTTGAGGGTTATGAATACGGTGGATCTTTGATGACTACTACCGATGTGGAAAACTTCCCAGGCTTTGAAAAGGGCATCATGGGCCCAGAGCTCATGGAAAATATGCGTGCCCAGGCCGAGCGTTTCGGTACTGACATGCACATGGAACTTGTCGATCGCGTTGACCTCAGCGGAGACATCAAGAAGCTGTGGGTTGGTGACGATGAGTACCACGCACGCGCTGTCATCTTGTCCATGGGTTCTGCACCTCGCTACTTGGGCATTAAGGGCGAACAGGAACTTCTCGGCCGTGGCGTATCCGCATGTGCCACCTGTGATGGTTTCTTCTTCCGCGACCAGGACATCGCTGTTATCGGTGGTGGCGACTCCGCGATGGAAGAAGCAACCTTCCTCACCAAATTCGCCCGCAGCGTGACCATCGTGCACCGCCGCGAAGAGTTCCGCGCCAGCGCCATCATGCTGGAGCGTGCACAAAAGAATGACAAAATCCGCTTCGTCACCAACAAGACTGTCGAAGAAGTCCTCGAAGCAGGTGGCAAGGTCAGCGGCCTGAAGCTCAACGACACTGTTACTGGCGAAGATTCTACTTTGGATGTCACCGCCATGTTCGTTGCCATCGGCCACGATCCTCGCTCCGAGATGCTGCAGGGCCAGATTGATCTAGATTCTGCGAACTACGTCCTCGTGCAGCATCCTTCCACCAACACCAACCTTCCAGGTGTCTTTGCAGCAGGCGATCTCGTGGATAGCCACTACCAGCAGGCTATTACTGCCGCTGGTGCAGGTTGCCGCGCAGCCATCGATGCAGAGCATTACCTAGCTTCTTTGGCCTAA
- a CDS encoding ParB/RepB/Spo0J family partition protein has product MAQNKGSDKPQTAKRKGGLGRGLAALIPSGPSNSPALGDPLETRGTEPSNSPGPGDSVNTRGVKPNTSPGLSGTTGTRRAGSSNSPGLGGGAADIILGGMAGARSARLVTGNAHGRKPAMEKVEPKSESALQQAAEPATKAEEAQPQVSAPQQSEQSTEFGATYLEIPIEQIRPNPQQPRHEFDPQALDELVHSISEFGLMQPIVVRRSEDGYELIMGERRWRASKRAGLDVIPAIVRETEDSAMLRDALLENIHRVQLNPLEEAAAYQQLLEEFGVTQAELADKLGRSRPVITNMIRLLGLPVNVQTKVAAGVLSAGHARALLGLKSGEEAQDVLATRIIAEGLSVRATEELVLLTNRGDEEEKKPPREKAPTPEVFTRAAESLADNLDTKVSVSMGKGKGKLVVEFGDKDDFERIMSLIQGQ; this is encoded by the coding sequence ATGGCTCAGAACAAGGGTTCCGACAAGCCCCAGACCGCAAAGCGTAAGGGCGGTTTGGGGCGCGGTCTGGCCGCACTTATTCCCTCCGGACCGAGCAATTCCCCAGCTCTCGGTGACCCACTGGAGACACGTGGCACAGAACCGAGCAACTCCCCAGGCCCTGGTGATTCGGTGAATACACGTGGCGTAAAGCCAAATACTTCCCCCGGTCTCAGTGGAACAACGGGTACGCGTAGGGCTGGATCGAGTAATTCCCCAGGCCTCGGTGGCGGTGCCGCCGATATTATTCTCGGTGGAATGGCGGGTGCGCGTAGCGCTCGGCTCGTTACTGGCAACGCTCATGGGCGAAAGCCTGCCATGGAAAAAGTAGAGCCTAAGTCAGAGTCAGCGCTGCAACAAGCTGCTGAGCCGGCAACCAAGGCAGAAGAAGCTCAACCACAGGTAAGCGCTCCGCAGCAGTCTGAGCAGTCCACTGAATTCGGGGCAACTTACCTTGAGATCCCCATTGAGCAGATCCGCCCTAATCCGCAGCAGCCTCGCCATGAGTTTGATCCTCAGGCACTGGATGAGTTGGTGCATTCGATCAGCGAGTTCGGTCTCATGCAGCCGATCGTGGTGCGCAGGTCTGAAGATGGCTATGAGCTCATCATGGGTGAGCGCCGTTGGCGTGCATCCAAGCGTGCTGGTTTAGATGTTATTCCGGCGATTGTCCGTGAGACTGAAGACAGCGCCATGCTGCGCGATGCCCTTTTGGAAAATATCCACAGGGTACAGCTGAATCCTTTGGAAGAAGCAGCTGCTTATCAGCAGCTGCTGGAGGAGTTCGGTGTCACTCAGGCAGAGCTGGCTGATAAGTTGGGTCGCTCTCGTCCAGTGATTACCAATATGATCCGTCTGCTTGGTCTGCCCGTGAATGTACAGACCAAGGTTGCTGCTGGTGTGCTCTCTGCAGGCCATGCACGTGCACTACTGGGCCTTAAGTCTGGCGAGGAAGCTCAGGATGTTCTAGCTACCCGCATCATCGCTGAGGGCTTGTCTGTGCGCGCCACCGAGGAACTGGTGTTGCTCACCAACCGTGGTGATGAAGAGGAGAAGAAGCCACCGCGTGAAAAGGCTCCAACTCCTGAGGTATTTACCCGCGCTGCGGAATCTTTGGCAGATAATTTGGATACCAAGGTGTCTGTGAGCATGGGTAAGGGTAAGGGCAAGCTCGTTGTCGAATTCGGTGACAAGGATGATTTTGAGCGCATTATGTCCTTGATCCAGGGACAATAA
- a CDS encoding N-acetylmuramoyl-L-alanine amidase, which yields MSKVLRVGDRSPRVAEVRTTLARLGVIEGYSREMSAKTESHKFHEEETLFDEELSLSIKSFQQARGIIPSGLIDDLSLRIIREASYTLGTRVLSYQPGNQMVGDDVVEIQSHLQELGFYTDRVDGHFGDLTHKAVMNYQLNYGMQADGICGPDTIRALARLGLRIKGGSAQAIRERERMRTAGPRLTGKRVVIDPALGGPNKGQIVQGPYGEISEEEILWDLATRLEGRMIAAGMETILSRPHMDDPNSRDRASIANAFSADLVLSLNCDSYSNDKANGVASFYFGSENGTNSLTGETLSAYIQKEIVARTPLTNCGSHARTWELLRLTRMPMVEIVTGYLTNPGDVAVLTDPKMRDHIAEAIVVAVKRLYLLDDEAQPKTGTFKFSELLQSEQAD from the coding sequence GTGTCTAAAGTCCTGAGAGTTGGCGATCGCAGCCCGCGCGTAGCTGAAGTGCGCACTACGCTCGCTCGCCTCGGCGTGATTGAAGGCTATTCACGGGAGATGTCTGCCAAGACAGAATCCCACAAGTTCCACGAAGAAGAAACACTTTTCGACGAAGAACTCAGCCTCAGCATCAAGTCTTTCCAACAAGCTCGAGGCATCATTCCCTCCGGGCTTATCGACGACCTCTCCCTGCGCATCATCCGTGAAGCTTCCTACACCCTAGGAACCCGCGTTCTGTCGTATCAGCCGGGCAACCAGATGGTGGGCGATGATGTCGTAGAGATCCAATCCCATCTCCAGGAGCTAGGTTTCTACACCGACCGCGTAGACGGCCACTTTGGTGATCTCACACACAAAGCTGTGATGAATTACCAATTGAACTACGGTATGCAGGCCGATGGAATCTGTGGCCCAGATACCATCCGTGCACTGGCTCGCCTCGGTCTTCGTATCAAGGGCGGATCTGCTCAGGCCATTCGTGAACGTGAACGGATGCGCACCGCTGGTCCACGTCTCACTGGCAAGCGAGTAGTCATTGATCCTGCTTTGGGTGGTCCCAACAAGGGACAAATTGTGCAAGGCCCTTACGGAGAAATCTCTGAAGAGGAAATCCTCTGGGACCTAGCCACTCGCCTTGAGGGTCGTATGATCGCAGCAGGTATGGAAACCATCCTGTCGCGCCCACACATGGATGATCCCAACAGTCGCGACCGTGCATCTATTGCGAACGCTTTCAGCGCCGATCTGGTGCTCAGCTTGAATTGTGATTCTTACTCAAACGACAAAGCTAACGGCGTTGCCAGCTTCTACTTCGGCTCGGAAAACGGCACCAACTCTTTGACTGGAGAGACGCTGTCAGCGTATATCCAAAAAGAGATCGTGGCGCGTACTCCATTGACCAACTGTGGCAGCCATGCGCGTACCTGGGAGCTTCTTCGCCTCACGCGTATGCCCATGGTGGAAATCGTGACCGGCTATCTCACCAACCCAGGTGATGTTGCTGTGCTGACTGATCCTAAAATGCGTGATCATATCGCCGAAGCCATCGTCGTGGCCGTCAAGCGTCTGTATTTGCTTGATGATGAAGCACAACCGAAAACTGGTACGTTCAAGTTCTCGGAGCTGCTCCAATCTGAACAGGCTGATTAA